TCAATTCCTGTTGGTGTTGTATATTCTCGGGGTGAGGCACATCCACGTTGCCGAGCATTGAATCAACGTCTTCGTTCTTCATATCATGATCCTTCAATGGTTTCTTTCAACTTGTCAATCCCGCGAGAGAGAAGTGACTTGACGGTTCCTTCTCTTTTGCCGAGGATGACTGCAATTTCCTTGATCGACTTATGTTCATGAAATCGTAACGATATGACTTCCTGGTATTTCGTATCGAGTTGCTTGACAAGGGCGTTGACTCTGGAAAACTCCTTGTGCTTTTCCATCTCCTCCTCAAGCAGGATTCTTTCGTTCTCCGCATTTGAATAATCCGTTATATCAATCCCGTACTCCTCGTGTATCCTGCCAATGGCACCCGGCTTATACGAGCGGCTGTTAAAGTACTTGTTGATTTCATTTGTTGCGATCCTGTAGAGCCAGTGCAGGACAGAGATATTGCGCCACGTGAACTTCCCGATGCCGACGTACGCCTTGAGAAACGTCTCCGCTGCAATATCTTTGGCTGCGTCATAGTTCGTGGTTCTTCTGAACGCATACCCGAATATGTTTTTGTAGAATGCCTCATATATCTCACCAAATTTGTGAGGATCATTCTCGATCTCCTTAAGCAGTTTCTCTTCATTCAAGACAGGATGTTCTTCCATATGGTAGTATAATCACGAAAGGGGAAAAAGGTTGCACCCTTTGGGAACGGGTGAGAACTGAATGAGAAAGTCAGGGCTGCAAGTGGAGAAATTGTAACCCATCACTTACGAAGGCATTTCAGGGGCTCTTATGCGCCACTAATAGGCTCCGGTCGGAAGGCATAGGGTCTGATCGTACACCGGCCATCCGTCATCATCTCCTTGAACAAGACGGCTGCATCGTGGTTTCGAAAGATCGCAAAAGGCTTCTTCTCATCCTTCACAAAGACAGCCCAGTATTGCATTACCTTTGGTTCGCGGGGTGAGACCCCACCGTAGGGCATGAAGTACATTCTGGTTTTCCCTGTTTGGTTTAGGTGAGTTCCGGACTGGTTAACCGAGTGTACGACATTGTTGTCGCTTACCGTAGGGACACACAGCCGTGCGTCCTTACGAATGGCGGGTGATTGTCGGATCATTGTTCGCGGTGAAGACTGGTCGGCCTAATACTTCCATCCTCGGCCTGACGCCGAGTCCGGGTTGTGTTGAGGCGGCCAGACGTCCGTTATTTCGTTGCGGCGCACCTTCAGCAATACTCACGGTCACGTAACTGTTGAAATCTGTTGACGAAAAGAGAAACTCAGGTGGTGTGCTGTGTGCCAGTGCTGCGATCGCGGCCGTCACAATGTCGCCGCCCCACGTGTCTTCGATGGTCATGGCAATACCCAGTGATATGCACAGGTCACGAATCTGCCTCGCTTTGGTGAGCCCGCCCACTTTCGAGATCTTCAGGTTTACCACATCTGCTGCCTGGTCGTTGACGAGGCGCACTACCATTCGCAGGTCGTCAATGACTTCATCCAGCACAAACGGTCGATTCGTATGACGACGAACCGCCAGACATTCCTCATAGCTCATGCAGGGTTGCTCGATATACACATCCACATCACGCACGGCATCTGCAACCCGGATCGCTTCGTGCTGCCTCCATCCGGTATTCGCATCGGCGATCAACACGTTGCCCGTTTCGAGTTGCTGCGCGCACGCGCGGATGCGTTCGATGTCCGTCACCGGGTCTCCGCCAACCTTGAGTTGAAACTTGGAATAACCCTCGGAACGGTACTTGGCGATACTCGCAGCCATCGCCGTCGGTGTATCCTGCGAAATCGCACGATACAGCGCAAAGTCTTTTCCGTACGTTCCCCCTAAAAGCGTAGCAACCGATTGTCCACTCGCCTTGCCCAGAATATCCCAGCAAGCCATATCGAGAGCTGACTTGACGTAAGGGTGGCCGCGCATTGCCTCGTCCATGCTCCGATTGATGAGTCCAAGCTGTGTGGGATCCATCCCAATCAGGCGTGGCGCCAGTTCCGCAATGCCGGTGCGCGCGCCGCTGGCATAGGCCGGGAGGTACGCAGGACCAAGAGGACATATCTCGCCGTACCCGGTGATCCCGGCATCTGTCTTGACGGCGACGATGGTTGTATCAAAGACTGCAACCGTGTT
This genomic interval from Bacteroidota bacterium contains the following:
- a CDS encoding RNA polymerase sigma factor: MNEEKLLKEIENDPHKFGEIYEAFYKNIFGYAFRRTTNYDAAKDIAAETFLKAYVGIGKFTWRNISVLHWLYRIATNEINKYFNSRSYKPGAIGRIHEEYGIDITDYSNAENERILLEEEMEKHKEFSRVNALVKQLDTKYQEVISLRFHEHKSIKEIAVILGKREGTVKSLLSRGIDKLKETIEGS
- a CDS encoding mandelate racemase/muconate lactonizing enzyme family protein → MRITEISVFRVELPLHEGSYNWSGGNTVAVFDTTIVAVKTDAGITGYGEICPLGPAYLPAYASGARTGIAELAPRLIGMDPTQLGLINRSMDEAMRGHPYVKSALDMACWDILGKASGQSVATLLGGTYGKDFALYRAISQDTPTAMAASIAKYRSEGYSKFQLKVGGDPVTDIERIRACAQQLETGNVLIADANTGWRQHEAIRVADAVRDVDVYIEQPCMSYEECLAVRRHTNRPFVLDEVIDDLRMVVRLVNDQAADVVNLKISKVGGLTKARQIRDLCISLGIAMTIEDTWGGDIVTAAIAALAHSTPPEFLFSSTDFNSYVTVSIAEGAPQRNNGRLAASTQPGLGVRPRMEVLGRPVFTANNDPTITRHS